A genomic window from Pseudoalteromonas piratica includes:
- the uspE gene encoding universal stress protein UspE — protein MNTIKKILAVIDPSKEKQIALNRSFELAKKSGAQITAFLSIYDFSYEMTTMLSREERDAMRDAVINDRKEWINSLIAEQASDIHVDCQVVWHNRPFESIVETVLEQQYDIVVKGTHQHDTLKSVIFTPTDWHLIRKCPVSLLLVKEHDWPAGGQILAAVNASSEEETHQALNHTILQEAKYLADLIDGNLNVVNAYPGTPVNIAIEIPEFDAGQYSESVKAHHIAATQKLAEQYDIESDHCFVNEGLPEDVLPQVANKIDAELVVMGTVGRTGISAALIGNTAEHVIDSLNCDVLALKPEGYKSPLDKS, from the coding sequence ATGAATACCATCAAAAAAATTCTTGCGGTTATCGACCCAAGTAAAGAAAAACAAATTGCATTAAATCGGTCATTTGAGTTGGCTAAAAAGTCCGGCGCACAAATTACTGCTTTTTTATCTATCTACGATTTTTCCTATGAAATGACGACCATGTTAAGTCGTGAAGAGCGTGATGCAATGCGTGATGCAGTGATTAACGATCGAAAAGAGTGGATTAATTCTCTTATTGCAGAACAAGCGAGTGATATTCATGTCGACTGCCAAGTAGTTTGGCATAACCGCCCTTTCGAATCGATTGTTGAAACGGTATTAGAACAACAATATGACATCGTCGTAAAAGGCACACACCAACACGATACCTTAAAATCTGTAATTTTTACACCAACAGATTGGCACCTTATTCGTAAATGCCCTGTGTCGTTATTGTTAGTAAAAGAACACGATTGGCCAGCTGGCGGGCAAATTTTGGCAGCTGTGAATGCGTCAAGTGAAGAAGAAACTCATCAAGCACTAAATCATACAATTTTACAAGAAGCTAAGTACCTCGCTGATTTAATTGATGGAAATTTAAATGTTGTGAATGCATACCCAGGCACACCAGTTAATATTGCTATTGAGATACCAGAGTTTGACGCGGGCCAATACAGCGAATCAGTTAAGGCGCATCACATTGCTGCAACTCAGAAATTAGCAGAACAATATGACATTGAGTCAGATCATTGCTTTGTCAATGAAGGACTCCCTGAGGATGTGTTACCCCAAGTCGCAAACAAAATTGATGCCGAGCTCGTTGTGATGGGCACAGTGGGACGTACCGGTATTAGTGCAGCATTAATTGGTAATACAGCAGAGCATGTGATTGATAGTCTTAACTGCGATGTATTAGCACTTAAACCAGAAGGTTATAAAAGCCCGTTAGATAAGTCTTAA
- the fnr gene encoding fumarate/nitrate reduction transcriptional regulator Fnr, whose protein sequence is MELSKKSVSKNCAIKCQDCSISQLCIPVSLNSEEMGKLDDIIERKKPLHKGDYLFEAGQPLRSIYAVRSGSFKSYTLTESGEEQITGFHLAGDIVGFDGISTMSHRSYAQAMETAMVCEIPFTTLDDLSGKLPKLRHQVMRMMSNEINYDQEMLLMLNKKTAEERLAAFLANLSTRFGERGFSKKEFRLTMTRGEIGNYLGLTVETISRLLSRFQKAEIIKVEGKFITILNTDELFKVASIKS, encoded by the coding sequence ATGGAATTGAGCAAAAAATCAGTGTCAAAAAACTGCGCTATCAAGTGTCAGGATTGCAGTATTAGTCAACTGTGTATTCCTGTTTCGCTTAACAGCGAAGAAATGGGTAAATTAGACGATATTATCGAGCGTAAAAAACCACTTCATAAAGGGGATTACCTTTTTGAAGCTGGCCAACCTCTTCGTTCTATTTACGCTGTTCGCTCAGGTTCATTTAAATCATACACACTCACTGAAAGCGGTGAAGAACAAATAACTGGATTCCATCTCGCTGGCGATATTGTCGGCTTTGACGGTATTAGTACCATGAGCCATCGCAGTTACGCGCAAGCAATGGAAACGGCCATGGTATGCGAAATTCCATTTACAACCCTGGATGACTTGTCAGGCAAATTACCGAAATTACGCCATCAAGTTATGCGAATGATGAGTAATGAAATCAATTACGACCAAGAGATGCTGTTAATGCTTAACAAAAAAACAGCAGAAGAACGCCTGGCCGCTTTTTTAGCGAACCTTTCAACACGCTTTGGTGAACGCGGATTTAGTAAAAAAGAATTCCGTTTAACAATGACCCGTGGTGAGATAGGTAACTACTTAGGTTTAACGGTTGAAACCATCAGTCGCCTGCTTAGCCGTTTCCAAAAAGCGGAAATCATTAAAGTAGAAGGCAAGTTCATTACAATTCTAAATACTGACGAATTATTCAAAGTCGCTTCTATTAAGTCTTGA
- a CDS encoding sulfite exporter TauE/SafE family protein, whose amino-acid sequence MTTSQLISALIMGLLGSGHCLAMCGGVASSLTLAVKDKSQVKRYTLLYNLGRTLSYCIAGALAAGISQQFASRSTSFSFVLSVLSGVFMILVGLYIMRLTFSLNWIEKVGKFAIWQHLVKLNKRLLPVNSNAKALAYGMLWGWLPCGLVYSALLFSISMQSAVYGASFMLLFAIGTLPAMVGLAFAADKFKQILNHNAVRMVFGNIFIFYGLYLLIIALL is encoded by the coding sequence ATGACAACTAGTCAGTTAATATCTGCGTTGATAATGGGCTTACTAGGCAGTGGACACTGCTTAGCAATGTGCGGCGGTGTGGCCTCATCGTTAACCTTAGCGGTAAAAGATAAATCGCAAGTAAAGCGCTATACCCTACTCTATAATCTTGGCCGCACCTTAAGTTATTGCATTGCTGGTGCACTTGCAGCCGGGATAAGCCAGCAATTTGCATCTCGTTCTACCTCTTTTTCATTTGTCCTATCAGTATTAAGTGGCGTGTTTATGATTTTAGTTGGCCTATACATTATGCGACTAACATTCTCACTTAACTGGATTGAAAAAGTCGGTAAATTTGCAATTTGGCAGCATTTAGTCAAATTGAATAAACGATTATTGCCTGTCAATAGTAACGCAAAAGCGTTAGCTTACGGTATGTTGTGGGGTTGGTTGCCCTGTGGCTTAGTCTATTCTGCCTTGCTTTTTTCTATTTCGATGCAGTCAGCTGTATATGGTGCAAGCTTTATGTTGTTGTTTGCTATAGGGACTTTACCGGCCATGGTTGGACTTGCTTTTGCTGCAGATAAATTCAAACAGATACTTAACCATAATGCAGTGCGAATGGTGTTTGGTAACATCTTCATTTTCTACGGTTTATACCTTTTGATAATTGCGTTATTATAA
- the ccoS gene encoding cbb3-type cytochrome oxidase assembly protein CcoS encodes MSIIYVLIPIAILLVIVAIGIFFWAVRSDQFNNLDKQAHSILFEDDKEQHNKSNDN; translated from the coding sequence GTGAGCATCATTTATGTATTAATTCCAATTGCGATATTACTCGTCATCGTTGCAATTGGCATCTTTTTTTGGGCGGTACGTAGCGACCAATTTAATAATTTAGACAAGCAAGCTCACAGTATTTTATTTGAAGACGACAAAGAGCAGCACAACAAAAGTAATGACAACTAG
- a CDS encoding heavy metal translocating P-type ATPase: MANNCFHCLEPIPKGISLSIEFENDTKPMCCLGCQAVAEAIIDQGMSDYYKYRTESAGKVQELVPEQIKMFQSYDDEDIQSEFLTKQGDIAEILLSVEGISCAACAWLIEKQLLNLGHVVRVDVNTSTYRAMIKWDQSALKLSTIIESLARIGYRAYPFQQDHEEQQKKQTAKSYVRRLGVAGLMTMQVMMFAFAMYFGMFSGMDEDFEQYFRWISFVLATPVILYSALPFLTSAIRGLKAKQLNMDLPVSLAIFGAYAASSWATIFETGEVYFESICMFTFLLLLGKYLEFRARLKASEFTANLQKLLPLTARLVNNEEEIIAAKRLKLDDKVMIKAGETIPADGVLLNGKTTVDEAMMTGEHAAVSKQTGDQVYAGTVNHDGVITISVNQIGQDTLINQIVRLQHQALTSRPKIAEITDKVAQWFVACLLIFASITAFSWYHIDPEQAFWITIAVLVATCPCALSLAIPTALTCAVAKLTQQGVLIKQSHVLETLTKVTNIAFDKTGTLTEGKFTLLDTKLIDTNYPLDSVYSIAKALESYSEHPISKAFLELKVAPVSLQHVEIKTGKGISAQWEGRTVAIGKANWLCDVQALEYDVFLYIDNQVIAAFKLQDKIRDRAEATINDLRDNNLDLQVLTGDPSNAGKELVHSLGISNIETGCSPADKQNVVEKLAAKGKIVAMVGDGVNDSPVFNSAHLSIAMASGADISKNTADVVLLNSELNAISGLFDTAKLTRRVIKQNLAISLCYNGSILPLAAMGLVPPWVAVIGMSASSLIVIGNSLRLLK; encoded by the coding sequence ATGGCAAATAACTGTTTTCACTGTTTGGAACCTATTCCAAAGGGTATTTCTCTATCAATTGAATTCGAAAATGACACGAAACCTATGTGCTGTTTGGGATGTCAAGCAGTTGCCGAAGCCATTATTGACCAAGGCATGTCTGATTATTACAAATACAGAACTGAGAGCGCAGGTAAAGTTCAAGAGCTTGTACCGGAACAAATTAAAATGTTCCAAAGTTATGATGATGAAGATATTCAATCTGAGTTTTTAACAAAACAAGGTGATATTGCTGAAATACTTCTGAGTGTCGAAGGCATCAGTTGCGCAGCGTGTGCCTGGCTTATCGAAAAACAGTTACTTAATCTAGGTCACGTTGTGCGAGTTGATGTGAATACGTCAACCTATCGCGCCATGATCAAATGGGATCAATCAGCACTTAAACTTAGTACCATTATTGAATCACTAGCCCGAATTGGGTATCGCGCTTACCCTTTCCAACAAGATCACGAAGAACAACAAAAAAAACAAACAGCTAAATCCTATGTCCGACGCCTCGGTGTCGCGGGCTTAATGACAATGCAAGTCATGATGTTTGCTTTTGCGATGTATTTTGGCATGTTCTCAGGCATGGATGAGGATTTTGAACAGTATTTTCGCTGGATCAGCTTTGTGCTTGCCACACCAGTTATTCTGTATTCAGCACTGCCCTTTTTAACGTCTGCTATACGCGGTTTAAAAGCCAAACAGTTAAACATGGACTTGCCCGTTTCCCTCGCTATTTTCGGTGCGTACGCCGCCAGTAGTTGGGCGACTATTTTTGAAACTGGCGAGGTGTATTTTGAATCAATTTGTATGTTTACCTTCTTGTTATTGCTGGGTAAATACCTTGAATTTAGAGCGCGTTTAAAAGCGTCTGAGTTTACTGCTAATTTACAAAAACTGTTACCACTCACAGCCCGTTTAGTGAATAATGAAGAAGAAATCATTGCCGCCAAGCGTCTAAAGTTAGATGACAAAGTAATGATTAAAGCAGGTGAAACCATTCCTGCAGATGGTGTTCTGCTTAACGGAAAAACAACCGTTGACGAAGCCATGATGACAGGTGAGCACGCAGCCGTTAGCAAACAAACAGGTGATCAAGTTTATGCCGGTACTGTTAATCACGACGGTGTAATAACAATTTCTGTCAACCAGATTGGGCAAGACACATTAATAAATCAAATTGTCCGCCTACAACACCAAGCGTTAACATCACGCCCTAAAATTGCCGAAATTACCGACAAAGTTGCGCAGTGGTTTGTTGCTTGTCTGCTAATTTTTGCATCAATTACCGCTTTTTCGTGGTACCACATCGACCCTGAGCAAGCATTTTGGATTACTATCGCTGTGCTTGTTGCAACGTGCCCATGTGCACTGAGTTTAGCTATTCCTACAGCCCTCACCTGTGCAGTAGCGAAACTTACTCAACAGGGAGTGTTAATAAAACAGTCGCATGTACTTGAGACACTGACAAAAGTGACCAATATTGCCTTCGACAAAACAGGCACTCTCACCGAAGGTAAATTTACTCTATTAGATACCAAGCTAATCGATACTAATTACCCGTTAGACTCTGTTTACAGTATTGCTAAAGCGCTCGAAAGTTATTCTGAGCACCCAATTAGCAAAGCATTTTTAGAGCTCAAAGTTGCACCAGTTTCACTGCAACATGTTGAAATTAAGACCGGTAAAGGAATATCTGCACAGTGGGAAGGACGCACAGTAGCAATAGGTAAAGCAAATTGGCTATGTGATGTGCAAGCACTTGAGTACGATGTATTTTTATATATTGATAACCAAGTTATCGCAGCTTTTAAATTGCAAGATAAAATTCGCGATCGTGCAGAAGCCACGATAAACGATTTAAGAGACAATAATCTTGATTTGCAGGTATTAACGGGTGATCCTTCAAATGCTGGTAAAGAGCTTGTTCACAGCCTAGGTATTAGCAATATAGAAACAGGCTGTAGCCCTGCTGATAAACAAAATGTAGTAGAAAAACTCGCAGCTAAAGGCAAAATTGTTGCAATGGTGGGCGACGGTGTAAACGACAGTCCAGTATTTAATAGCGCGCATTTGTCTATTGCCATGGCATCTGGCGCTGATATCTCAAAAAATACAGCCGATGTGGTGTTATTAAACAGTGAATTAAACGCCATTAGCGGTTTATTTGATACTGCCAAACTAACACGTCGTGTTATTAAACAAAATTTAGCCATATCACTATGCTATAATGGCTCAATTCTACCATTAGCTGCAATGGGGCTAGTGCCACCATGGGTCGCGGTTATCGGTATGTCAGCAAGTTCACTTATCGTAATTGGCAATTCATTACGACTACTTAAGTAA
- a CDS encoding FixH family protein, with protein sequence MSTTPWYKQFWPWFIIFIPAGTIVACITLLVYMSDKGPSMVVDDYYKKGKAINLELSKFDRSKALYLHADLFINDGVVKVSFTKGDSLNPPALKTSFYHTTLKDKDVELTLTPNANGDYSGVTDLLEDGRYTIFIEPINGEWKLKENITLPYESAFKIKPEYK encoded by the coding sequence ATGTCTACAACTCCTTGGTATAAACAATTTTGGCCTTGGTTCATTATTTTCATTCCTGCCGGTACTATCGTCGCCTGTATTACGTTACTTGTTTATATGTCAGACAAAGGTCCTTCAATGGTCGTTGATGACTACTATAAAAAAGGCAAAGCCATTAATTTAGAGTTATCTAAATTCGATCGTTCAAAAGCACTTTACTTACATGCTGACCTGTTTATTAATGATGGTGTAGTTAAAGTCAGCTTCACTAAGGGCGATTCACTTAACCCGCCTGCTCTAAAAACATCGTTTTATCACACAACGCTCAAAGATAAAGACGTTGAATTAACCCTTACACCCAACGCAAACGGTGACTATTCAGGTGTCACTGATTTACTTGAAGACGGTCGTTATACAATTTTCATCGAACCGATCAATGGCGAATGGAAATTAAAAGAAAACATTACGTTACCATACGAGAGTGCATTTAAGATTAAGCCGGAATATAAGTAA
- the ccoP gene encoding cytochrome-c oxidase, cbb3-type subunit III has protein sequence MTTFWSIWVIVLTLACLALCFGLLVWNLKNYTGVEEGESCGHEFDGIEEINNPLPRWWTIMFFATFAWAAVYLILYPGMGNFEGISKWTSSNQGVKSIAESKQAVVDNEAAGKRVQLDQEIRNADERFGPVFQQFAKQDVKDLARNEEALEIGQRLFSQNCAQCHGSDARGGQGFPNLTDNDWLYGGTPDAIKASLLHGRVAAMPAWQDALGDQGIKEMTAYVLSLSGRTVNQKDAAAGQAKFAMCAACHGMDGKGNYAFGAPNLTDNIWLYGGSQRAVEETLRNGRAGVMPAWKDILGEDKVHILTAYVYSLSQDK, from the coding sequence ATGACTACGTTTTGGAGCATTTGGGTTATTGTTTTAACCCTTGCATGTTTAGCGCTTTGCTTCGGCCTACTTGTGTGGAATCTTAAGAACTACACAGGCGTTGAAGAAGGCGAATCTTGTGGCCATGAATTTGATGGCATCGAAGAGATAAACAATCCACTACCTCGTTGGTGGACAATTATGTTCTTTGCGACTTTCGCATGGGCAGCAGTATACCTAATCCTTTATCCTGGTATGGGTAATTTTGAAGGTATTTCAAAGTGGACAAGTTCAAACCAAGGTGTTAAATCAATTGCAGAATCTAAACAAGCTGTCGTTGATAATGAAGCTGCAGGTAAACGTGTTCAACTTGACCAAGAGATCCGTAACGCAGATGAGCGTTTTGGTCCAGTTTTCCAACAATTCGCTAAGCAAGATGTTAAAGACCTTGCAAGAAATGAAGAAGCCTTGGAAATTGGTCAGCGTTTATTCTCGCAAAACTGTGCGCAATGTCATGGTTCAGATGCACGTGGTGGCCAGGGCTTCCCGAATCTGACTGACAATGACTGGTTATACGGCGGTACACCTGACGCAATTAAAGCTTCACTTCTTCACGGTCGTGTTGCTGCTATGCCTGCATGGCAAGATGCACTAGGTGACCAAGGTATTAAAGAAATGACTGCGTATGTACTTAGCCTTTCAGGCCGTACTGTTAACCAAAAAGACGCAGCTGCAGGTCAAGCGAAATTCGCTATGTGTGCTGCATGTCACGGTATGGACGGTAAAGGTAACTATGCATTCGGTGCTCCGAACCTAACAGATAACATTTGGTTATATGGTGGTTCGCAACGCGCTGTTGAAGAAACTCTTCGCAATGGTCGTGCTGGTGTAATGCCGGCTTGGAAAGACATTCTTGGCGAAGATAAGGTTCATATTCTTACTGCATACGTGTACAGCTTATCTCAAGATAAGTAA
- a CDS encoding cbb3-type cytochrome oxidase subunit 3, producing MDYGTFRGIFTLVLLVLFIAIVLWAYSKRSKKNFDEAANAIFEDENVHNNTVGEKEKKESEK from the coding sequence ATGGATTACGGCACATTCAGAGGCATATTTACTCTGGTATTATTAGTACTTTTTATTGCCATTGTATTGTGGGCATACAGCAAACGTTCTAAAAAGAACTTTGATGAAGCAGCAAATGCGATTTTCGAAGATGAGAACGTACATAACAATACAGTTGGCGAAAAGGAAAAAAAGGAGTCTGAGAAATGA